The sequence below is a genomic window from Chloroflexota bacterium.
TTTCGGAGTAAAAACGTAGACTCGCTCCGGGAAGACGTCGCTTTTCAATGATTCAACGAACTGGCTGGCATCTTTCACTTCCTGACGCAGATCGGATTCCTGACGTAGCCAGGCGATTTTTGCTTCCAGACTGAGATCCCGCCTGACTTGCTCCTTGTAGCGCCAGTGAGCCGCGATGCCATATTCTGCCACGCGGTGCATATCCCAAGTGCGAATCTGCACTTCAAATGGGCGGCCCTCGGGTCCGATGACGGCGGTGTGCAGGGATTGATACAGGTTATCCTTGGGCATCGCAATGTAGTCATCAAACTGGCCTGGAATTGGCTTCCACATGCTGTGGATGATCCCCAACACTGCATAGCAGTCTTTGACGGTATCCACGATAATACGCACCCCGCGCACATCGTAAATCTCTTCGAAATCACGTTCCTTCTCTTTCATCTTGCGATAGATGCTGTAAATATGCTTGGGGCGTCCTGTCACTTCCGCCGCAATGCCCTCTTCCTGCAACCTAGTGCGGATAATCGCGATCACCCGTTGAACATACTCCTCTCGCTCCTGACGCTTCTCCGCCAGCAATCCCGCTATCCTCCGGTACTCTAGCGGGTCAAGATGCAGCAAGGCCAAATCCTCTAGTTGCCACTTCAGTTCCCAGATGCCCAGGCGGTTGGCTAGCGGGGCATAGATGTCGAGGGTCTCCTGAGCGATCCTCTTCTGCTTTTCGGGTGGCAGAGCATCCAAAGTGCGCATGTTATGCAGGCGGTCAGCTAGCTTGATCATGATCACGCGAATATCATCCACCATGGCCAAGAAGATTTTCCGGATGTTTTCTGCCTGGGCTTCGGCTAGCGCCCCTTGGCGGGTGCGGCTCAACTCCCGGATGCGTTTCAATTTGGTCACGCCATCTACTAGCTTGGCAATATCGTTGCCAAACTGAGCTTGTATGTCCTGCAAGGTGATCGGCGTATCTTCAGGGACGTCATGCAACAAGGCAGCAGCTAGCGTTGTGGCATCCATGTGCAAGTCAGCCAGAATCTGAGCAACGGCCAGGGAGTGGTATACATAGGGTTCGCCCGTCAGGCGAGCCTGTCCCTCATGCGCCTGCATGGCTACCTGATAGGAGCAACGCAGGAGCTCCCTATCGGCTTCGTACAGGTTCTTATCCAGTTTTTGGAGGAATTGCTCGAACTTTTCCATCGCGCTCATCTGCTATGAAAAGTATAAAGCACCTATATACTTCATGCAAAATAGCCCATGATCGCTTGTCTTGGCACAGATGATGCACCTATGGTATCATTCGGCAGAGCATTGTGAGCGCAAACCCCAGGTTGATAAGTAGGGCGAGTAGGGAGACTTCTAGAAAGCGTGGTGAGCAGGATGATTCCCGTACGATTGCGGTTACAGAATTTCATGTGTTATCGCCACCCGACACCCTTGGATTTTACCGGCATCCATCTGGCGTGCCTAGCTGGAGACAATGGCCATGGCAAATCAGCCATTTTGGATGCCATGACCTGGGCGCTGTGGGGTCGTGCCCGAGCCCGTTCAGACGACGAACTGATCACGCTTGGACAGAAGGAAATGGAGGTAGAGTTTGAGTTCCAGTTGGGGAATGTGCTCTACCGTGTTATTCGCAAACGAGAGCTGAGGCGCAGAAGCGTGCTCGAACTACAGGTCAGGGACGATGGACAGTTTCGCCCCCTCACCGCCAGCACCCAACGTGAAACCCAGGCCAGGATCAACGAAATCTTGCGCATGGATTATGACACCTTTATTAACTCTGCTCTCTTGCTGCAAGGGCGCGCTGATGAGTTCACGCTCAAGCAACCTGCGGAACGCAAGCGCGTTCTGGCAGACATCTTGGGCTTGTCCATCTACGACGAATATGAGCAACAGGCGAAGAACCTGGCCAAGGAAAAAGAACAAGCCGAGCGTGAAATTGGCGCGCGTATCCAAGAGCTTCAGCGCGAACTGGAGCATCGTCCCGAATACGAACGGGAACTTGCACAGGCTCAGGAAGAATTGGCCCAACTGAGCAGCCAGGCTAGAGCCGCAGAAGCCACCCTTCAGGAATTGCGCGACCAGATAAAGACACGCGAAGCACAGAAAAGCCAGCTAAACGAGGTCAACGACCGCATTGCTGCGGCCGAGTCCCAATTACGCGATATCGAGGAACAGATCCAAGTCCTAG
It includes:
- a CDS encoding bifunctional (p)ppGpp synthetase/guanosine-3',5'-bis(diphosphate) 3'-pyrophosphohydrolase, whose product is MEKFEQFLQKLDKNLYEADRELLRCSYQVAMQAHEGQARLTGEPYVYHSLAVAQILADLHMDATTLAAALLHDVPEDTPITLQDIQAQFGNDIAKLVDGVTKLKRIRELSRTRQGALAEAQAENIRKIFLAMVDDIRVIMIKLADRLHNMRTLDALPPEKQKRIAQETLDIYAPLANRLGIWELKWQLEDLALLHLDPLEYRRIAGLLAEKRQEREEYVQRVIAIIRTRLQEEGIAAEVTGRPKHIYSIYRKMKEKERDFEEIYDVRGVRIIVDTVKDCYAVLGIIHSMWKPIPGQFDDYIAMPKDNLYQSLHTAVIGPEGRPFEVQIRTWDMHRVAEYGIAAHWRYKEQVRRDLSLEAKIAWLRQESDLRQEVKDASQFVESLKSDVFPERVYVFTPKGDIVDLPKGATPVDFAYYIHTEIGHRCRGARVNGRLAPLDYQLHTGDQVEILTAKKGGPTRDWLNPQLGYLKTARAREKVRQWFKQQERAENIAQGREILEKELQRLGLDQRPFEEIAKVFKYDNVDNFLAAIGYGDIAPQQIAAKLADAVVQPQLFPEPILPPPSVVGIQVKGVGDLLTRLARCCNPVPGDPIIGYITRGTGITVHRRDCPNIKNIKDTERLIGVEWGMMREAYPVDIRIEAFDRAGLLRDVASIVADEGINMSAANVSTHADNTATIQATLLINNIQQLRNVLSRLESLRDVLEVRREKA